Genomic DNA from Corticium candelabrum chromosome 5, ooCorCand1.1, whole genome shotgun sequence:
CTAGTGTTGTGACGTCTCAGCATGATGTCAGCCAAGACAATTAAACATCTGAGAAGAACAGCACAGCTAGTAGACTGGCTCAAGTCTTTtcattgttttaattaactacattGTTTAAATTAACTACGACAACAGGTGTTGGACAGAATCAACTCTGGATAtcgtcttcctcctcctcctggTTGTCCACGAGCACTGTATGCTTTGATGATTGACTGTTGGTCAGTACTTGTGTTGAATGGTGTCAAGTGATGTGCAGATGCTATAGATGCATGCTTCTTACAGGAATCCTGACTATCACCAGCGGCCATTGTTTACTGACATTGTGAAACGTTTGGCTGTGAATGACGACCAGCTGCTGGTTAATAAGGAAAATGAAGAGATTATCATTGGGCAGCTTGGAGATGATCTTGAAATAGCAGAAAAAATGTACAATGATTTGCAACAAACTTATGTTTAGAGAAGATAAAAACTTTGTTTGTACGTCTATTTTGTTGTTATTCTTATGCCCATAGTTTACATCAAACTAGTTGTAGTGTAATTCTCACCTCAACTTTTAGCAAGATGTTATGTCTAAGTTTGGACATTGAAAATTTGGGTTTTTACATTTTGTTCAATTAAAAGTCTCTAAAACAGAGAAATTGTATTTAAGTGGGTGGATTTTGTCATCTCATGACACTGCACTATCAGTCTAATGAGTCAGTTGTTTTGACTGATCAACAACTAGCTATGTACAGGCTGCATGTAACCTTTGAAGCTGCAGCTGACGACAAACCATACCCACAGTTGAATTATCTAAGTCAAGTTACATGTGCTTTTTAAATATGTTGTCCTATTGTATTCTAAATGTAAGTTTTCACTTTGCCAACATTTTAATATTCACAGtttgtaataaatattaaagTTCCAATATACAGGTATGGTCGGATTCTACCAGATTTTCTATTCTACAGTGTTTATTTAGTGCAGTAACTAAACACAACTTGTAAGTCAAAAAAAGTACATATGCATTtggcatgtacatgtagtatgCAGACATATACTTGCAATGATGGAGAACTTTAGAAACGTAGATGTTAACTCCTTCATGTTTCTATAGCTTGCAATGTCTGTAATGCTCAGCATCAAATGTCAGAGGCACCCACTTTTCCTTGTTCATCTCTTTCTCTCTATTCTCAGTACTATTGCCTCATCCACTaggtcaattaattaattacctgaTAATTACATTGTATCTGAACAAACCACATCCCTTTGTATTGATTagtggtgtctgtgtgtcagtgaaGTCAgtagtttgttgtttagtgTATTATGTGTATATATCTGGGCATCATAATTCACCAAGCTTGATGTAACATTCAAAATCAATATTGAGGCTTTGTAGGAAGGATTATCATCATGAGTCGGTGCAAAGTGTTACTGATGTTTAATTGAGAAGTTCCTTTTTACTACACAATCTGTCCAGCTGGCACACTGGTGGGCACTGAACGTTCTCACGTATTATCACCAATAGCTTATGACACATCAAATAGACGAAATCATGAGAGTACATACATAAACTTATAACATGTTAAGTTCAACTGTAGACATGAGCACAACAAAGACTTAACGAAAAAACCCAAGTTTTTCCTTCAACCATTCTTCTGTAAGGTCCTCTGTATTTCTGACCTCAAACACCTACAAAGGAgatcaaaacaacaaacaagcatttACACAATAGAGACATTAGAAGGCTCTTACTTTGGTAAATCCACCAGCCTTCACAAGAGCGTTCTTTGAGCCAGCGTACATCATTTGTGTTTGGGGATGGCAACCTGCAGAGTGTAAGCATCGAACAAGTAAAGGTGCTTGTAGATTTAAATGAACGATAGCAACACCTTCTGGGCTTACAAATATGAAGCACAATGGGTAAGAGACACGGCCATCACTGTGCTGGTATGCATAACTGTAAGCACAATATCTAGAGAGACGGCAACGTTTGATGAGGAAAATATATCATGCGTGTAGCAGCTAGTTAGACTCCATATTTAATTACAGGTGGGCTATAGCTATGCAACAAGATAACATAATCTGGTGATACTGTTGTGGAGACATACATAGTTTTCATTGTTCATGTACCATATTTTCTAGTAGGTAAGCCACATGGCTTGCAGCACAAGACACAAGAATGCCATTGTATACAAAGTCTCAGTATCCAAGAAACTGGTAAGTAGAAACAGTATAAGCTAAGTACGTCGTTTATTACACAAGCAGATACAGTGAGTCAAAGACAGAAGGGACAAAACAATGATCGAGATCTAggaaaacacacagacaatcaCAGAGACAGGATGGATAGAaggactaacagacaaacagaatgataagcagacgggcagacagatgCATAGGCAGAGACATTGTCTTTACATAAAAGTGCAGGGtaatttaatatcaaccagTCACTGAATAACATGCCTCGGTTGACGTTCCGGTAGTTCTGCAGCCATATCTTCAAGAGAAATATCCTGCTCCAACATACAGTCTCAATTCAGTTGTCGTTGAGTGTTAGCAATCCCTTACGTCATGCTCTTCTTCCAAGACAATTTTCAACTCGTCTGCCTTGATTTTCACTACACGGTTACGTAAGTAGAACAATAAGCACAGCAGCGGTACAATAAATGCAGTGATTTTTGTCTAATTTCCAATGGCATGTGCACCCATTAGAGCAAATCTTTGACTAGTAgttgtaattaatttaataaataataatataagtTTGAAAATAATGTTTTTAATAATAACTTTGCAAAAGCCAAATGTTCTCTGAAGCCGATCAACTCCAATACATTTCTGAATCAAAATCAACTAACCATTTGTGcataacaaaacaaacacacaagcagaccaACAAAAACAAGCCTGTTTATTGCATTGTTGTTAATaggtttgtatgcatgcatgatgtCCCTGTATGAAGTCCctgcagtgttctccccaggatcttttggcagaGTGGGCGCTCTGCCTTATTCTAAGCAATTAAGCTTTTAGGTAAAGTAGATTatccagatgccaagacttgaGGATCTCAAGTAAGCTTATTAAATTAACTAGCTAAGGGCGcatttccactagtgcctacaCCGGTTTatcaagtggtttaagctaaactggtttaagaattcacttgtttccacctgcactaaaccagttatagtttaaaactaaaccgctttcctaaacccacttcaaagtaggtttagcaaagtggtttaggtttaactgtcacgtgacagtagcgcgcttgtctagatggcttctgacaatgtcgttttgatgatattgactattttgctgggataggattgccctaaaagatgtaagagtcgttaactaggggaaagaaatcagtagctatgagacggtgtccttggtcatcgtcatgcaaatttctactagcagatgctgaatcagtgaaaatcaacagttgctctgactcggcgacaaagcagcccaatacttcaaaataaggcattcctagacagtttgttttgcacatcccggatgtgcaagttcctagtggaaacagtcgctttcttgaactggtttagttcttaaacctgtttaagctaaactagtctagggtgcagctagtggaaacacggcctaagAAAGCAGGTGGCATCTAATTGTGCAGAATACTAACACTTTTACACCCACGCATGCAGCCCTTAATTAACCATGCTTTCACAGCTGGTGTTCATGTGCAAGTTGGTATTTAACTGCCATTGGGTTACGCCCACTTGACAGAGTATTCCACTCTGCCTTCTAAGgtttctggggagaacactgctcTGTATGTGTATCAGAACTAAATTTTAGTCAATGCATTCATCGGTAGAGGTATTTCAAACCCTAAACTCCAAAATCCACCAATAATTTGTTTGAGATATCACAAAATTAATTATGACTTAATATTACACATGAAGCAAAGCACAGAGCAAGGTAATTAAGGCATTACAGACAGGCCATGCAGCACCCTATTACCCTGGTTTGTATTCTCAAAATATTGTTCTTTGTTTTACACCATAGGAGCCTACAGTAAAACCTCAATTATCCGGACAAATTCTGTGTCCTGCCCCCCAACTTTTTGTGTTCCGCATAATTCGTTCCCCGATAAAGGCACTAAATATTTCACTAATTCGTACTAATACGCTGTAAGTACCGTACATACAACAAATGAGCAAATACTTAACAGAGAACGTACTAATCTAATAAAtaggcagctgttgatgactcttctattgacatgaatgtacagtaagtgtggaaacagagtgTGGTCTTGCACAGTGGAGAAAAACTAGTTGatatatttatcaacttttgattatcCGGACACTCGACTACCTGGACTTCTAACCAAGGTTGTAATGTATCAGAACATGCCAGACATCTAATCACCTCATTCTGGATGCTGGCTCACACAGTAACACCTGACTACCATACTTTCTAATCTAATTCAATGTatggtgtgcatgcatgcaccaaTAGCAAGCACATATCAGTAATACAGCAACTTGCACTGCAGACCATTAGCAACAATATCCGGAAATGCATGCGACTAAATCTGCCGCCATTGTACTCATTATATGCATAATTTATAGAGAAAAGAATGTCACAAAGTGGGTCGACTCTACAGCGGTATATATCGTACAAGACGGACATACTGATAATGGCCGCGTTGGTTTTTTCCTTGCGAAAACGGAACTTCTTTAGCTTTGCACTCACTTCGTCGTCGATATCACATATTTTTACGTTCTCAGCCTAAAAGtaagacaataaataaacaagaaaGAGTATAAGAAGTAAGACGTACCATTGAACGAGCAGCAAATGATAACACAAGTTGAAGTTAGGTCTGAGTCTAAAGTCTAGTGgttttagcgcacgttaaagACGCTGttatgcacgtgacgtgtagCAGTCGCCTAGCAATCGTAACATGCGTAACATGGTCTGTTAGTGTATGTGTAGTAAATTAGTCTTGGAGTTTATAAAGCGtttcttagctaattagaccAGTCTAGTGACTTATTATAATcgaatataaattattaattaattaaattaaattacacTACATTGTATTGCATTTGTACAGCGCAAGCTTTGTAAATGTCTGTGAGTTGGACAACAACGTTTTTATCTATATATCAAACCGCCAGGAAGGACAGTCGACAAAGATGCTAGATAttgcctaacgcgcgctaggcaAGAAGGGCACTCTGGTCACGTGTCAATCCTCTCTTTGCAAATCGTTCTCAAATGGAAAGAGAAACGTTTTCTGAGTTGTTGATGACTGTGGGGCACGTCAGCGGTGCTAAAGCTATCGAAAAATTTTTAAATGGAGAATGGGATGAAATGTCATTAACAAACAGAATTTATCTACTTGTCATCGGTCTGCAGCAAATGAAAAAACCCGGATGTGATCTCAGTGACTGCGAGAAAGCGTACGAAGTGTGTGATAAGCTGTACACATTGTTATGCAGCAGTGATGACGTCAGAAATGACGTCAGAATTGTAACAATTGTAGCTGAAGCGTTGGTTGCGTGTGGGTCATTAAATAAATCCGCAGCACAGAAGATCGTCGATTGGATCAAATTGAGTATCGACGTATACGGCACCGGAAACGAATCCGCAGACTGTGAAACGTGCACACTTGATATGAAAACGAGTCTGAGACTGCTGTCCGTTGCTCTTGATTGTAAAGATTGTGATGTTATTGATGATGCTCGATGCATCGGGCTGTTTCGTTGTGTCATTGAATTTGTTGTCAATGGAAAACACTTGCTTTCCGATCGGCTGAAAGCTTTGCACGTTGTGCCACAATTTGTCTCGACGCGGTCGACTCAGATCACGTCATTTGTAGAAATTATTTGGAAATCTATCGAAACTAGTGATGTAGATATGCTGTTTTACTTGTTGTGTTTTCTTGCCGACATGTTGCTGCAATCGCATTCATCGATGTCTACCGTTGTTCTTCAGTCAAATACGTTTTGGTTGCTGGTGTGTCGAGGTCTTGCGAGTGGAGTGTCACTCGAACGCAAGCAGGCACTGTATGTGCTACAGAGGATTATTGCATGTTATAGATCAGGAACAAAACTGTTGGGAGACTCGACTTACTGTGACGTCTTTTGGTGggatgagaaagaaaagagCCTACTGCAGACCGTCTGGCAGGAGTTCTTTCTTGTTTATGAGATCTTGCAACAGAAGCAGGTTTGTTGcatattgtatatttatttgtgttttattaGGTAATTGTATGTGTAATTGTTTGACTGTGGTAGGTTCATATTGTGAAGCCTGCACTTCCAAGAATTCATAAGCTGGTGCTATATACAGGATTAATGGCACCTAAAGGTACACTATCTCAaatctgtcatttttcatatGAAGAGGTTGATActatgcttgtgtgtgtgtgtgtgtgtgtgtgtgtgtgtgtgtgtgtgtgtgtgtgtgtgtgtgtgtgtgtgtgtgtgtgtgtgtgtgtgtgtgtgtgtgtgtgtgtgtgtgtgtgtgtgtgtgtgtgtgtgtgcgtgtgtttgtgtgtgtgtgtgcatgaatgtttgtgtgtgtgtgtgtgtgtgtgtgtgtgtgtgtgtgtgtgtgtgtgttgtgtgtgtgtgtgtgtgtgtgtgtgtgtgtgtgtgtgtgtgtgtgtgtgtatgtgtattgtTGCATGTGACTAATTAAAAGAAAAGCTGCTTTCTTGCTTACAAATGGTTTGAacattttatgtttgttttactttgaTCTACTCTTTTCATGTGattacattttaattgtcTTATTCCCCCCAGTCGGTCGTCCTGTACTAGACATGTGTTGGCTTGGTGTGATCATGACGTGTATGTTCAAGCACGACTCAATAACTATCGTCAAGTTGTGTGTACTCGAGTGTCTCCACATTGATCTCACTAAATGCCCACTTCTCTTTGGTAAAGGTTTAGAGGTAAGGGAGGCAATCTAGTCGATGCAGACTTGTCATGCTACGTGATTGTCGTGTTTCTCTAGATGTTGTGCGGTCCCCTATTAGACATTCTGTGTGATCATTCAGTATACACACGGTCAGTGAATAATGGGCAGATCTAAATAGATAACTTGTTAATAACAGAATGATTTAATATGCAAGTAATAAGttaaaatattataataattgaaaattaatattttaattaaattgttttaATATTAATCCAATATGCCACCACTGTGGTTTAGTGGTTagcaacaatggctaccactccatggtttggggtttTAAACCCCaatgacgacagtaaattatgaaacttgtctgtctttctttctcatgtttctttagctttgtccatgagactatgactcgtttcagtcgttggggagtttctgtggtctggcaaacagtcctttgacaatgacgttcagtgcttttctggtggtcattgaATCCACTAGACGTGCTGTTCACGAGCTTGCGGTCACtataatgcctgcaatctatatcgaattggctagtcattgatatgATCACTGTGTGGACTGCACAGAAACATGCCTGCAcctcacctgctgggttggtgggcgcccagatggggtaaagacctcacttgcctgtcatggaggggcataacgacacatataTAAATAAAGTAATAAAATTAGAATTATCTTTACAGTTAAACtgttgtacacatgcatgagAGTAATTAAGCAGCAACTGGCATTACAAACAgtgtttctctctaaattctgacTGCATtggcaccaaatccaacctataGGTTTCCTGCACTGAGCGCTACACGAGgagtgtgttgatttctacCCTCAATGACCCCTTGCCAATGGCATACTGCGCATCTGATCGCGTACACCGTTACCTACTGTGCATATCTGCACTCAGAATGGAACCTGTTTGTATCGGGGTGTAGTCTGAATGGTAGCTTGTGCTAGATTATATTGATCTAAGATCAATTATCTTGTGCTTTCAATACATTTCTTtactttcttaattaaagaatttCAAAAAGGCtgcaaacaagtataaaaacattttgaaaaatgagaaagatgtagggttgccgtatgaaaaagaatagaaacaagatcatatagggtgtgctgtgacatctttcatgaatttactcagacagactgagcaatacatcatccctacattacACCATTTAATTTCTAAACATTAGATGTTTATACCCTAGAAGATgatgcaatgtagggatgatgtattgctcagtctcagtatgagtgaattcatgaaagatgtcacagcacaccctaaATGGTCTTGGTtctaccgtataagatgaaatatagGCAGATTTTATTCTGGCAGTTGGACGTGATATTCCCCACCCAATAGTTAGCCGCGTCTTGATGAAGGAGTTTGCCTTTTATTGGCAGCTGCATTTGTGGCCATCACATTTTCATAGCttacttactggtctccataCAACTACCGTAGTAatgaagaattgctgtgtCAGAGCAAAGAACGTGACCCGCATGACTCCTCGATCCTGCAGGCTGCGTGTACTTGAAGTTCATCGGTACTGTACCTTCACGGCCTCTTTTTATGTTTAACTTCCCTGCTATGCAAGGTACTAAAGACAACAGACGGCAATCAGGGGTTACCATCTTGTGTCCTCATCTGCATGACGTAGCACCACATCGCCATTAGATATCTGATCCACATGGGTGATGGCGTTAACATATCCTTTGGAcaaattaatggcggattttatacTGGCACTCGCTGAAAAATCCgtcaatccgccaaaataaatttttcgccaatattttattgtatatgGTATTCATTttcatgcaacaacaatacaactctcatttttcaaaatggtTTTAGATATACTTGTAGATAATGAGATGGTGTATTTGTAGTCCACTGGATGAAATGTTGCCCGGCACACTACCACCAGTCGCTGAATGTGTCGTATCATTTTTCCAACGTTGTGAGTCAGTTCTTGGTGACAAGATGGAAGGTCACtctattaatatatttaatacaTTGGCATTGTTACTCATCATAAAGTTTCTAGATTTTCTTCCTCGGCTGGTCTCAGCGATAGCTACTAAAGACATCCGGACAGCTACATCACTCGTGTTTTTATTTCACGCTCTCGATCAGATTTCATCACATCCTTGTTGGACAGACAACGTATTGACAGATCTGAGGTGTTATCCGTATTCGCTAGTAATTGGTGTTTGAAACTGAGGTTCTATGGTCTTTGCTGCATTTAGACTGATTGCTGTGAAGTTGCTTGAAGTTGCACAGTTGATCCAGCGCAGTGCTGCTCAGTGTATGTTACTTAGAGTGACAATGAAACACACGAAACCAGTTGAGCTGTTGTATTCGTTGGTCTAATTAAATGTGTGACTGTAAATTGTTTAATGTATTACTTAGGGCGTCTCTTGGCGTTCTGTTGCTCTGCTGCTTGCTGCAGTAGAACGTGACGTGAGCTTGACGAGAGACAACGCAATATGGAGAGAGGTAGTAGAGACAAGAGTTTGGTTTaattggttgtgtgtgtgtgtgtgtgtgtgtgtgtgtgtgtgtgtgtgtgtgtgtgtgtgtgtgtaaggtTTAATaggtttgtttggttgtgtattgGGATGGTGTTGCTGTATAGCTCTGCGTGTGGATTCCGACTGTTGTCTTGTTTTCACCCAATGACAATAGTCTTCATGTCGGTGTTCTTGAAGACGTAAAACAGGAAGTACATCAGTGTGTGTTGGAAGACGTCAAACCAGAAGTATCTACCCTAATGCGACTTGACACGAAATGTTTAGCCAGATTTGTTGTTCTGATTGCTGACACTGAAAAGTACTAATGCAGTCGACTAGTTTGATAATCTGTAGACACAGTTTTTGATTTTAGGATCAATCCTGAGTTGGTTTTTTCTCTAAAAGGCAAATCATTGTCTGTGCTTGTTGCCACGTTACGGCCAATGTGTGAAACTTTAGAGGGAATTAACAGTCGAGCGTACCTCTCGCATGAACAAGCCAGAGTTGCACTTGCTCTGTTGGTTGCTGTTGCTGATGAGTTACTGCCTGCGGGACGAATTCCAATGAGTGGCTCTGGTAtgacatacgcacacacatacacacacacacacacacacacacacacacacacacacacacacacacacacacacacacacacatgcacacaaacaaacaaacacaaacacacaaaccaggcacacacacacgtacattaATAAAATGATTTATGTGTAAATTGATGATTGAATCCGCCGGTGCTTGTGTACAGGAGATGCGACACTTTTAGAGTTTTCTCGAAACGTTTTGGCCTGTTGTGAAGAGATAGTGGGATTTGTGCAAAGAATGCTGTTCTCAGTGACGAAGGTATTTAAGTGCAGTGATGAAATTTAGTTCTTGCTACTGATCAGGAACACCATTTGATGTGTACAGCACATGTTTGTTGGGGtgtctgttaattaactttacatgtacatctagtgCGTGTTTTCACGTGTTCATAAGTTGCCAAGTGGTTGGCATATGATGATTTTGCTAACTTTAAAACATGCCTGTGAGATATTATTGAACAATTACAGGGTTAGGCAGTAAGACTTGCTGATAATGCAAGGATAGAAACATTTTCATGTGTGAtataaattgtgtgtgtgtgtgtgtgtgtgtgtgtgtgtgtgtgtgtgtgtgtgtgtgtgtgtgtgtgtgtgtgtgtgtgcatgcgtgcatattcgtgtgtttgtgtgtgtgtgtgtgtgtgtgtgtgtgtgtgtgtgtgtgtgtgtgtgtgtgtgtgtgtgtgtgtgtgtgtgtgtgtgtgtgtgcatgcgtggatgtgtccatgcatgcacatgagTGTGTGTTAGTTTTGCTACTAAACTCTTACTAATTCATGTATGTCTAGATGTCAGACACGAGTTCGTCCTCACTCTACCATTCAGTTCTTCAAATCCTATGGCTGTCTTCTTCACTAGAATGCACCAACATATCTAGAACTGCTGTCACTCATTTAAATTCATTTACAGCAGCGTGTATCACAACTCTACAACAAGACGATCAAGAACACAAGTTTATAACCCCAAAAAaagctgtctgtcttcctgctCTTTCCATCTTTATCAGGACTGTGTTAACACTAACAGCTGGCAACCACCACCAATGCAATTATCTGATTTCCCCGCCATCTGTTCTTGCCTTAGTGCTAGAGTATGTGAGCAATTTTGACTTGTCAATGGTGTTTGAAAAGCCATTAATACAAGCAGATTGTAACACTGATGTCAGCAGTGGCGGCAGCTATCGTTGGGGTTGTGCACTGGCAGATCATGTGTCTGCATTATGGACGTGCCTAGAAGCCTGCTTTGTTCTTTCAGCTGTGAATGACACTCGTGGCTTGAGTGATCAGTTTGTTGATCGA
This window encodes:
- the LOC134179757 gene encoding probable methyltransferase TARBP1 isoform X2; its protein translation is MERETFSELLMTVGHVSGAKAIEKFLNGEWDEMSLTNRIYLLVIGLQQMKKPGCDLSDCEKAYEVCDKLYTLLCSSDDVRNDVRIVTIVAEALVACGSLNKSAAQKIVDWIKLSIDVYGTGNESADCETCTLDMKTSLRLLSVALDCKDCDVIDDARCIGLFRCVIEFVVNGKHLLSDRLKALHVVPQFVSTRSTQITSFVEIIWKSIETSDVDMLFYLLCFLADMLLQSHSSMSTVVLQSNTFWLLVCRGLASGVSLERKQALYVLQRIIACYRSGTKLLGDSTYCDVFWWDEKEKSLLQTVWQEFFLVYEILQQKQVHIVKPALPRIHKLVLYTGLMAPKVGRPVLDMCWLGVIMTCMFKHDSITIVKLCVLECLHIDLTKCPLLFGKGLEMLCGPLLDILCDHSVYTRPLDEMLPGTLPPVAECVVSFFQRCESVLGDKMEDFLPRLVSAIATKDIRTATSLVFLFHALDQISSHPCWTDNVLTDLRLIAVKLLEVAQLIQRSAAQCMLLRVTMKHTKPGVSWRSVALLLAAVERDVSLTRDNAIWRELCVWIPTVVLFSPNDNSLHVGVLEDVKQEVHQCVLEDVKPEVSTLMRLDTKCLARFVVLIADTEKINPELVFSLKGKSLSVLVATLRPMCETLEGINSRAYLSHEQARVALALLVAVADELLPAGRIPMSGSGDATLLEFSRNVLACCEEIVGFVQRMLFSVTKMSDTSSSSLYHSVLQILWLSSSLECTNISRTAVTHLNSFTAACITTLQQDDQEHKFITPKKAVCLPALSIFIRTVLTLTAGNHHQCNYLISPPSVLALVLEYVSNFDLSMVFEKPLIQADCNTDVSSGGSYRWGCALADHVSALWTCLEACFVLSAVNDTRGLSDQFVDRVLSGSKLTLENYVGILDTSLAALECVKGPAVVVVMNVIEALIPKVWHDNSLQCVQALLAARNATIENWRDHMTFWPILDAYVKLAFQPFLLFQQAELSIHETLRELSFELVSLGESRLGVFNIFVAYCYQCWSQGLTRQDSQTVIDSIVTHLDLMQEGCLFGPLHKRGLKSIRYDTDMRSFLQTLGNNFPTNQLVDRSDAFVRVHCITLLLKLLVTHRQTENIIWKVIEFLIQKDEEISCSKPLYHGNTFEHRMKHRLWEVVLLLQSGCSDECRVVWLAECAFESLVFDNQPSVRVMIECLIVRLLLQHSDRLIDLLWSHLEKDHERRIGLLASLMNIVTLTGCHLPSCQQKVTFFSRALSSVLPWTQTHHFSVRVHAQAALHKMWSHCEEHHIDEILEQHSIVANCVRFGGLSSDAAKHRQRLLDNFIYSGLHPMEDFSVEFLFHTLPRLSGITGEEWISPCTFLKVDNVFWTSQASLLVMLPEHSRLHDCKPGLWVSADKKQTITENMPNKKIMPGELLSNVASANKSVRHVVGEEIHHDTIVNGEECSLVLVASLIDKAPNLGGLCRTCEVFAVKTLVLGNTKILDDRMFQSLSVTAEKWLDILEVRPVDLQAYLQSMRRRGYSLIGIEQTANSKCLTEYNFPRRSLLLLGNEREGIPAEYLALLDECVEIPQLGIIRSLNVHVSGALLVWEYTQQWRKLGGGCEQNESTHQ
- the LOC134179757 gene encoding probable methyltransferase TARBP1 isoform X1, translating into MERETFSELLMTVGHVSGAKAIEKFLNGEWDEMSLTNRIYLLVIGLQQMKKPGCDLSDCEKAYEVCDKLYTLLCSSDDVRNDVRIVTIVAEALVACGSLNKSAAQKIVDWIKLSIDVYGTGNESADCETCTLDMKTSLRLLSVALDCKDCDVIDDARCIGLFRCVIEFVVNGKHLLSDRLKALHVVPQFVSTRSTQITSFVEIIWKSIETSDVDMLFYLLCFLADMLLQSHSSMSTVVLQSNTFWLLVCRGLASGVSLERKQALYVLQRIIACYRSGTKLLGDSTYCDVFWWDEKEKSLLQTVWQEFFLVYEILQQKQVHIVKPALPRIHKLVLYTGLMAPKVGRPVLDMCWLGVIMTCMFKHDSITIVKLCVLECLHIDLTKCPLLFGKGLEMLCGPLLDILCDHSVYTRPLDEMLPGTLPPVAECVVSFFQRCESVLGDKMEDFLPRLVSAIATKDIRTATSLVFLFHALDQISSHPCWTDNVLTDLRLIAVKLLEVAQLIQRSAAQCMLLRVTMKHTKPGVSWRSVALLLAAVERDVSLTRDNAIWRELCVWIPTVVLFSPNDNSLHVGVLEDVKQEVHQCVLEDVKPEVSTLMRLDTKCLARFVVLIADTEKINPELVFSLKGKSLSVLVATLRPMCETLEGINSRAYLSHEQARVALALLVAVADELLPAGRIPMSGSGDATLLEFSRNVLACCEEIVGFVQRMLFSVTKMSDTSSSSLYHSVLQILWLSSSLECTNISRTAVTHLNSFTAACITTLQQDDQEHKFITPKKAVCLPALSIFIRTVLTLTAGNHHQCNYLISPPSVLALVLEYVSNFDLSMVFEKPLIQADCNTDVSSGGSYRWGCALADHVSALWTCLEACFVLSAVNDTRGLSDQFVDRVLSGSKLTLENYVGILDTSLAALECVKGPAVVVVMNVIEALIPKVWHDNSLQCVQALLAARNATIENWRDHMTFWPILDAYVKLAFQPFLLFQQAELSIHETLRELSFELVSLGESRLGVFNIFVAYCYQCWSQGLTRQDSQTVIDSIVTHLDLMQEGCLFGPLHKRGLKSIRYDTDMRSFLQTLGNNFPTNQLVDRSDAFVRVHCITLLLKLLVTHRQTENIIWKVIEFLIQKDEEISCSKPLYHGNTFEHRMKHRLWEVVLLLQSGCSDECRVVWLAECAFESLVFDNQPSVRVMIECLIVRLLLQHSDRLIDLLWSHLEKDHERRIGLLASLMNIVTLTGCHLPSCQQKVTFFSRALSSVLPWTQTHHFSVRVHAQAALHKMWSHCEEHHIDEILEQHSIVANCVRFGGLSSDAAKHRQRLLDNFIYSGLHPMEDFSVEFLFHTLPRLSGITGEEWISPCTFLKVDNVFWTSQASLLVMLPEHSRLHDCKPGLWVSADKKQTITENMPNVDCYNPNKEAEGLTLRSVCNLQKKIMPGELLSNVASANKSVRHVVGEEIHHDTIVNGEECSLVLVASLIDKAPNLGGLCRTCEVFAVKTLVLGNTKILDDRMFQSLSVTAEKWLDILEVRPVDLQAYLQSMRRRGYSLIGIEQTANSKCLTEYNFPRRSLLLLGNEREGIPAEYLALLDECVEIPQLGIIRSLNVHVSGALLVWEYTQQWRKLGGGCEQNESTHQ
- the LOC134179935 gene encoding glia maturation factor beta-like — translated: MAENVKICDIDDEVSAKLKKFRFRKEKTNAAIIMKIKADELKIVLEEEHDDISLEDMAAELPERQPRYCAYSYAYQHSDGRVSYPLCFIFVSPEGCHPQTQMMYAGSKNALVKAGGFTKVFEVRNTEDLTEEWLKEKLGFFR